Proteins encoded together in one Mus caroli chromosome 4, CAROLI_EIJ_v1.1, whole genome shotgun sequence window:
- the Zmym1 gene encoding zinc finger MYM-type protein 1 isoform X1: MLPAVPGTAVRLSCAKCKRVFQEGQTAFQRKGSAELFCSRLCIDGCPSPAVSPPSPAVSPAPLKRMCLNCSRDILSLKDMKSVQLEDSSCDKNFCSQSCLISYEEKRKPHVTIYPDGSLPKCSMCQKTSTKPPRILRSSPCKSLQLSDEMIVITNHLGNVEVYCSVCFSSYNSAVMESSSVNVSVVHSSSKENLCPKKYPVISNIMSLVNTHVDLVVDTDLLQGTLSSLPTNVIVSNSASESSSGVGDSADQPGLLPPCSVLCEDTAAPSEGVQNNSEKSMKGNDRLYLSKSTSTEQNIKTDPLVESWSPGFQHLHPSTANNIAFCYSCYLFFQKKFSCRREAFATQGTADWEKMLEIFRKHEESDMHLKSLQFWRQYQFLDAVPHDNSSVYSKMIEGNKKYLRLIIENILFLGKQCLLLKGNDQSVSPMSKGSFLELLELRARDRGEVFPLMSSHVDFYSSTLVQEEIIDMIKGELLRDLVSEINAASAFSIICEELAGSAAERQISVCVRYPQKTPSAVLVKERFLGFVTAEEVTGVHVHGRIKAYLQQVGVDFNKICGQAYDSATNFRVKLNEVVTEFKKEEPRALYVHCHAHFFELAVISFCKEVKELREALNTLCSLFNTVHVSEEMLASLQTMCKLSLNKTCKKHMSQSCWPAHDHLLLALKECLPEVVEVLASVSRRCAGTAVAAELEDLLAMVTKFEFIFCLKFLYRVLSITGILSREFQSETLDIFSLFSKIEAILECLSSERNDTYFKTIWDGADEICEKITSKGFDVEKPSFQKRRKIQRTVDPDNSEHMFFPTSADEQYKINIYYQGLDTVLKNLKLYFSEFDYCKMKQISELLLKWNEPLNEGTAKHIQEFYKLDADIIPELRFYRQYASFNFITENGSLSFIDLGCLFIQHGLHNNIPCITKLLHIALSWPITSANNEKSFSTLSHLKTYLLRTMGQEKLSSLALIAVEQELVNKLMEPERLGEIVEKFISQMKDT, translated from the exons ATGCTTCCTGCAGTTCCAGGCACAGCTGTTCGACTCTCCTGTGCCAAATGTAAAAGAGTTTTTCAGGAGGGACAAACAGCTTTTCAGAGGAAAGGGTCTGCTGAGCTTTTCTGCTCAAGACTATGCATTGATGGGTGCCCTTCACCTGCTGTGTCTCCACCTTCACCTGCTGTGTCTCCAGCTCCTCTCAAAAGGATGTGCTTAAATTGCTCCAG agacattTTAAGTCTAAAGGATATGAAGAGTGTCCAGTTGGAGGACAGTAGTTGTGACAAAAACTTTTGTAGCCAGTCTTGTCTTATATcatatgaagaaaaaagaaaaccacatgttACCATATATCCTGATGGCAGTTTGCCTAAGTGCAGCATGTGTCAGAAGACATCTACT AAACCACCCAGAATACTTAGATCTTCCCCTTGCAAATCCCTGCAACTGTCCGATGAGATGATTGTGATTACTAACCACTTGGGGAACGTAGAGGTTTACtgctctgtttgcttttcttcatACAACAGTGCTGTGATGGAATCTTCTTCAG tTAATGTATCCGTGGTGCACAGTTCTTCAAAAGAGAATCTCTGTCCAAAGAAATATCCAGTTATAAGCAATATAATGTCGTTAGTAAATACTCATGTTGACCTGGTCGTGGACACTGATCTCTTACAAG GTACACTTTCTTCTCTACCGACAAATGTCATCGTGAGT AACTCAGCCAGTGAGTCCAGCAGTGGTGTTGGTGATAGTGCGGACCAGCCAGGCCTCCTCCCACCTTGCTCGGTGCTCTGTGAGGACACAGCTGCTCCCAGTGAGGGAGTACAGAACAACAGTGAGAAATCCATGAAAGGAAATGATAGGTTGTATCTCTCAAAGTCCACatcaacagaacaaaacattAAGACAGACCCTCTGGTAGAGTCCTGGAGCCCAGGTTTCCAGCATCTGCATCCCAGCACTGCAAACAATATCGCATTCTGCTATTCTTGCTACTTGTTCTTCCAGAAAAAATTTAGCTGTCGGAGAGAAGCTTTTGCAACCCAAGGAACTGCTGACTGGGAGAAAATGCTGGAAATTTTCAGAAAGCATGAAGAGAGTGACATGCACTTAAAGTCACTGCAATTTTGGAGGCAATACCAGTTTCTCGATGCTGTTCCGCATGACAATTCATCTGTTTATTCAAAAATgattgaaggaaataaaaagtatCTCAGGCTCATCATtgagaacattttatttcttggaaAACAGTGCTTGCTGTTAAAAGGGAATGACCAGTCTGTTTCACCCATGAGTAAAGGCAGTTTTTTGGAGTTACTAGAGCTTCGAGCAAGAGATAGAGGAGAAGTATTTCCGCTCATGAGTTCTCACGTGGACTTCTATAGCAGCACGCTTGTCCAGGAGGAGATTATTGACATGATAAAGGGTGAACTGTTGCGAGACCTCGTGAGTGAGATCAACGCCGCCTCAGCCTTTTCAATAATCTGTGAGGAGCTAGCAGGTAGTGCTGCTGAGAGACAGATTTCCGTGTGTGTGAGGTACCCACAAAAGACGCCAAGTGCTGTCTTGGTTAAGGAAAGGTTCCTGGGGTTTGTGACTGCCGAGGAGGTGACTGGGGTCCACGTGCATGGGCGGATCAAAGCTTACCTGCAGCAGGTTGGGgttgattttaataaaatatgtggCCAAGCCTATGATAGTGCCACAAATTTTAGGGTAAAATTGAATGAAGTTGTAAcagaattcaagaaggaagagccAAGAGCTCTCTATGTGCATTGTCACGCCCATTTTTTTGAGTTAGCAGTGATTAGCTTCTGTAAGGAGGTGAAGGAGCTCCGAGAGGCACTAAACACTCTCTGCTCTTTGTTCAACACGGTTCATGTGTCTGAAGAAATGTTGGCAAGTTTGCAAACCATGTGTAAGCTAAGTCTGAATAAAACTTGTAAGAAACACATGTCACAGTCATGTTGGCCAGCCCACGACCATTTGCTGCTGGCCCTGAAGGAGTGCCTTCCGGAAGTCGTCGAGGTGCTGGCGTCGGTTTCGCGCAGGTGTGCAGGCACGGCTGTGGCTGCCGAGCTGGAGGACCTGTTGGCCATGGTTACCAagtttgaatttatattttgtttgaaatttcTTTATCGAGTACTCAGTATCACAGGGATTCTTTCTAGAGAGTTTCAAAGTGAAACTCTTgacatcttttctttgttttcaaaaatagAAGCAATTTTGGAATGTTTATCTTCTGAAAGGaatgatacatattttaaaactatctgGGATGGAGCAGATGAAATATGTGAAAAGATAACCAGTAAGGGTTTTGATGTTGAGAAACCCTcttttcaaaaaagaagaaaaattcaaagaacagTAGATCCTGACAACTCAGAGCATATGTTTTTTCCTACTTCAGCAGATgaacaatataaaattaatatttactacCAAGGTCTGGACACtgtattaaaaaatttaaagttatatttttcaGAGTTTGACTattgtaaaatgaaacaaatttcaGAGCTGTTACTTAAGTGGAATGAGCCATTAAATGAAGGAACAGCCAAGCACATCCAGGAATTCTATAAGCTTGATGCAGACATCATTCCTGAGCTCCGATTTTACCGGCAGTATGCAAGTTTCAACTTCATCACAGAGAATGGGTCCTTAAGCTTCATTGACCTGGGCTGTTTGTTTATTCAGCATGGTCTCCACAATAATATTCCTTGTATCACGAAGCTGTTGCATATTGCTTTATCTTGGCCAATTACTTCAGCAAATAATGAGAAGTCATTTTCCACGCTGTCTCATCTTAAAACATACTTACTTCGTACCATGGGACAAGAGAAACTTAGTAGCCTGGCTCTGATAGCTGTTGAGCAGGAACTGGTAAATAAACTGATGGAACCTGAAAGACTGGGGGAAATTGTCGAAAAGTTCATTAGTCAAATGAAAGATACGTGA
- the Zmym1 gene encoding zinc finger MYM-type protein 1 isoform X2: MKSVQLEDSSCDKNFCSQSCLISYEEKRKPHVTIYPDGSLPKCSMCQKTSTKPPRILRSSPCKSLQLSDEMIVITNHLGNVEVYCSVCFSSYNSAVMESSSVNVSVVHSSSKENLCPKKYPVISNIMSLVNTHVDLVVDTDLLQGTLSSLPTNVIVSNSASESSSGVGDSADQPGLLPPCSVLCEDTAAPSEGVQNNSEKSMKGNDRLYLSKSTSTEQNIKTDPLVESWSPGFQHLHPSTANNIAFCYSCYLFFQKKFSCRREAFATQGTADWEKMLEIFRKHEESDMHLKSLQFWRQYQFLDAVPHDNSSVYSKMIEGNKKYLRLIIENILFLGKQCLLLKGNDQSVSPMSKGSFLELLELRARDRGEVFPLMSSHVDFYSSTLVQEEIIDMIKGELLRDLVSEINAASAFSIICEELAGSAAERQISVCVRYPQKTPSAVLVKERFLGFVTAEEVTGVHVHGRIKAYLQQVGVDFNKICGQAYDSATNFRVKLNEVVTEFKKEEPRALYVHCHAHFFELAVISFCKEVKELREALNTLCSLFNTVHVSEEMLASLQTMCKLSLNKTCKKHMSQSCWPAHDHLLLALKECLPEVVEVLASVSRRCAGTAVAAELEDLLAMVTKFEFIFCLKFLYRVLSITGILSREFQSETLDIFSLFSKIEAILECLSSERNDTYFKTIWDGADEICEKITSKGFDVEKPSFQKRRKIQRTVDPDNSEHMFFPTSADEQYKINIYYQGLDTVLKNLKLYFSEFDYCKMKQISELLLKWNEPLNEGTAKHIQEFYKLDADIIPELRFYRQYASFNFITENGSLSFIDLGCLFIQHGLHNNIPCITKLLHIALSWPITSANNEKSFSTLSHLKTYLLRTMGQEKLSSLALIAVEQELVNKLMEPERLGEIVEKFISQMKDT, from the exons ATGAAGAGTGTCCAGTTGGAGGACAGTAGTTGTGACAAAAACTTTTGTAGCCAGTCTTGTCTTATATcatatgaagaaaaaagaaaaccacatgttACCATATATCCTGATGGCAGTTTGCCTAAGTGCAGCATGTGTCAGAAGACATCTACT AAACCACCCAGAATACTTAGATCTTCCCCTTGCAAATCCCTGCAACTGTCCGATGAGATGATTGTGATTACTAACCACTTGGGGAACGTAGAGGTTTACtgctctgtttgcttttcttcatACAACAGTGCTGTGATGGAATCTTCTTCAG tTAATGTATCCGTGGTGCACAGTTCTTCAAAAGAGAATCTCTGTCCAAAGAAATATCCAGTTATAAGCAATATAATGTCGTTAGTAAATACTCATGTTGACCTGGTCGTGGACACTGATCTCTTACAAG GTACACTTTCTTCTCTACCGACAAATGTCATCGTGAGT AACTCAGCCAGTGAGTCCAGCAGTGGTGTTGGTGATAGTGCGGACCAGCCAGGCCTCCTCCCACCTTGCTCGGTGCTCTGTGAGGACACAGCTGCTCCCAGTGAGGGAGTACAGAACAACAGTGAGAAATCCATGAAAGGAAATGATAGGTTGTATCTCTCAAAGTCCACatcaacagaacaaaacattAAGACAGACCCTCTGGTAGAGTCCTGGAGCCCAGGTTTCCAGCATCTGCATCCCAGCACTGCAAACAATATCGCATTCTGCTATTCTTGCTACTTGTTCTTCCAGAAAAAATTTAGCTGTCGGAGAGAAGCTTTTGCAACCCAAGGAACTGCTGACTGGGAGAAAATGCTGGAAATTTTCAGAAAGCATGAAGAGAGTGACATGCACTTAAAGTCACTGCAATTTTGGAGGCAATACCAGTTTCTCGATGCTGTTCCGCATGACAATTCATCTGTTTATTCAAAAATgattgaaggaaataaaaagtatCTCAGGCTCATCATtgagaacattttatttcttggaaAACAGTGCTTGCTGTTAAAAGGGAATGACCAGTCTGTTTCACCCATGAGTAAAGGCAGTTTTTTGGAGTTACTAGAGCTTCGAGCAAGAGATAGAGGAGAAGTATTTCCGCTCATGAGTTCTCACGTGGACTTCTATAGCAGCACGCTTGTCCAGGAGGAGATTATTGACATGATAAAGGGTGAACTGTTGCGAGACCTCGTGAGTGAGATCAACGCCGCCTCAGCCTTTTCAATAATCTGTGAGGAGCTAGCAGGTAGTGCTGCTGAGAGACAGATTTCCGTGTGTGTGAGGTACCCACAAAAGACGCCAAGTGCTGTCTTGGTTAAGGAAAGGTTCCTGGGGTTTGTGACTGCCGAGGAGGTGACTGGGGTCCACGTGCATGGGCGGATCAAAGCTTACCTGCAGCAGGTTGGGgttgattttaataaaatatgtggCCAAGCCTATGATAGTGCCACAAATTTTAGGGTAAAATTGAATGAAGTTGTAAcagaattcaagaaggaagagccAAGAGCTCTCTATGTGCATTGTCACGCCCATTTTTTTGAGTTAGCAGTGATTAGCTTCTGTAAGGAGGTGAAGGAGCTCCGAGAGGCACTAAACACTCTCTGCTCTTTGTTCAACACGGTTCATGTGTCTGAAGAAATGTTGGCAAGTTTGCAAACCATGTGTAAGCTAAGTCTGAATAAAACTTGTAAGAAACACATGTCACAGTCATGTTGGCCAGCCCACGACCATTTGCTGCTGGCCCTGAAGGAGTGCCTTCCGGAAGTCGTCGAGGTGCTGGCGTCGGTTTCGCGCAGGTGTGCAGGCACGGCTGTGGCTGCCGAGCTGGAGGACCTGTTGGCCATGGTTACCAagtttgaatttatattttgtttgaaatttcTTTATCGAGTACTCAGTATCACAGGGATTCTTTCTAGAGAGTTTCAAAGTGAAACTCTTgacatcttttctttgttttcaaaaatagAAGCAATTTTGGAATGTTTATCTTCTGAAAGGaatgatacatattttaaaactatctgGGATGGAGCAGATGAAATATGTGAAAAGATAACCAGTAAGGGTTTTGATGTTGAGAAACCCTcttttcaaaaaagaagaaaaattcaaagaacagTAGATCCTGACAACTCAGAGCATATGTTTTTTCCTACTTCAGCAGATgaacaatataaaattaatatttactacCAAGGTCTGGACACtgtattaaaaaatttaaagttatatttttcaGAGTTTGACTattgtaaaatgaaacaaatttcaGAGCTGTTACTTAAGTGGAATGAGCCATTAAATGAAGGAACAGCCAAGCACATCCAGGAATTCTATAAGCTTGATGCAGACATCATTCCTGAGCTCCGATTTTACCGGCAGTATGCAAGTTTCAACTTCATCACAGAGAATGGGTCCTTAAGCTTCATTGACCTGGGCTGTTTGTTTATTCAGCATGGTCTCCACAATAATATTCCTTGTATCACGAAGCTGTTGCATATTGCTTTATCTTGGCCAATTACTTCAGCAAATAATGAGAAGTCATTTTCCACGCTGTCTCATCTTAAAACATACTTACTTCGTACCATGGGACAAGAGAAACTTAGTAGCCTGGCTCTGATAGCTGTTGAGCAGGAACTGGTAAATAAACTGATGGAACCTGAAAGACTGGGGGAAATTGTCGAAAAGTTCATTAGTCAAATGAAAGATACGTGA